The Coffea arabica cultivar ET-39 chromosome 9e, Coffea Arabica ET-39 HiFi, whole genome shotgun sequence genome has a window encoding:
- the LOC113709942 gene encoding uncharacterized protein, with protein sequence MAPYEALYGRRCRSPIHWDEVGERKIIDPATIPWDEEAYERVKVIRQRLQTAQSQQKSYADHRRKDLECEIGDKVFLRVTPLKGKIKGGKGKKLQPRYIGPFGILQRIGKVAYRLELPASLSRIHDVFHVSLLKKYHPDPTHILPPEDIELDGFLAYEERLIRILDRKVKDLRNKQIPLVKVLWKHHEMEEATWELEKDMQEKYPDLFTAKSFCGVLGAALGDDSVLRFGQLGP encoded by the exons atggccccatatgaagccTTGTATGGACGAAGGTGTCGATCACCAATCCATTGGGATGaggtaggagagaggaagattATAGATCCGGCTACAATACCATGGGATGAGGAAGCCTACGAAAGAGTAAAGGTGATTCGCCAGAGGCTTCAAACGGCCCAAAGCCAACAAAAGAGCTATGCCGatcatcggaggaaggatttggagtgtGAGATAGGAGATAAAGTATTTCTTAGGGTTACTCCATTGAAAGGAAAGATTAAAGGAGGAAAggggaaaaagttgcaaccgAGGTACATAGGACCTTTCGGTATACTCCAGCGAATAGGAAAGGTGGCTTATCGACTTGAGTTACCAGCTAGTTTGTCTCGGATCCATGACGTTTTTCATGtttctttgcttaagaaatatcatccagatcCGACTCACATTTTGCCACCAGAAGATATTGAACTGGATGGGTTTTTAGCCTATGAGGAACGACTCATTCGAATActggataggaaggtgaaggacttgagaaacaagcagattccactAGTGAAGGTTCTATGGAAACATCATGAGATGGAGGAAGCAACCTGGGAGCTAGAGAAGGACATGCAAGAAAAGTATCCAGACCTGTTTACAGCAAAAA GTTTTTGTGGTGTTTTGGGTGCTGCTTTGGGTGACGATTCAGTCCTTAGATTTGGTCAGCTCGGGCCATAA